GCGTCTGGTCAGGAGTAATGCTTTGAATAAAATAGCAGACTGAGTGAAGTGCCTTAATGCTCTTCTTTTACCCGACGACCTTCGATCCTTCAGGCATATTCGATGttgcttatgtttttttttcttgcattatttattgatcCATATTTCTTTCAACTATTTCAAATAGCTTACATGTACACTAATGCTATTAATGTATCGCATTTTTAAATGGAAGCTTGTATTTACGGTCAGTATATGTGAGGCAAAAGAAAGTTAGAATAAgtgataaattaaaattcatagcAGTTAAGCAAGTATTGCTTGTGCATTTGAAGTTTTCTACTGGATGATTTAGGGTAAACATCACATTATGCCACTATACATTACTTTACGGAGAGCTTATTAACTGCTATCTACGTCCTGCCTTACAAACAGCTGGTGCAACCGAAGTAAGTACAAGTTTATTCAATCTATCTAGTAATTACTAAGCCTCTAGTGTGGACTTAACTTTCTAATTTAAGAAAGGGCTTACAAAAGACTGGTgtaactctttattttattctgattattttaaaattttggttcttttacattaattacattaattttcattaaactcACATCCCTCGTGATCCCATTTgtgaaacattaatataatgtaatataatgtttaatgcatttcatattgttaataacaattaatagaatatattttacatttacatttggtcatttatccaaagcaacttacaattgaggacaatagaagcaattaaaGAGCAAAAATATCCAATTGcttcataaatatacacacatgcatacatacttTACAGATACATATAACAAAAGAATAaatcaaagtaataaaaaagtgatCTGATATTAGctaaaatatgtaatgtaatggattacattattacaatagTACCTACAAATTCTCTCATGTCATTTGGAATCAGTAACGCAATAAATACCATTTTCAAGCAATCCATCCAGCTCAGtaaattaaattgttcaaataaCAGGATGTGAACCTTTATCAGAGAAAATGGCTGACTTTTGCTACTTTTAAACTTGTGTTGTCTGTATCATAACACTCTTAGAAAAGACTGTCTGCCATTCCAGCCTGGTTGATTAGATACTTCTGTCCTTGAGCTGCTGGATCAAAGAAAGAACACAATATCCTGCTCGTACAACCTTCACATCCTCTGCCACACAGGTTTGGAAGGGCCAGTAAAGGATTTTTCAAGCTCATTTTTCAAACAAGTGGCACAGCATCTGCTCTTACCTTTTTCAACGACTCTGAGGCTGATCTCGCCCACAAAACCATGGATGTCGGGCGGATTTCTGACCTGGCAACTGTAGGTACCATTAAATCTGAACTGCACATTCTTTAGCGTGATGGATGCGTCACCCTTCATTATATCACCAGACCATACAGCATGATCCTTAAAAATGCCTGCTGTCGGGAGATATGCCCTTTGTTGGTAGTGAAAAAACTATGGCAGagtaaaagaaagagagagaaagattgaGGGTTAAATAGAAAGGAAGGACTTTGACCCAGTAAATTggggtttttaaaaatatggaaGAAAGGAAcaataataaagacaaaaagatTTTCAGACACATTAACTCCACACTCATTTAGTCTCACCGATTCTCCTGCCGTGTTTCCGAGCGGTTGGAAGCTCCAGGAAACAGAGACTCTTTCTTCAGAGAGCGGATGAGtagatttaaatgtacatttgagCCATACATCTGTCCCATTGACCGCTTCCAACTCCGAGGGTGTAAACATCTCCATCCCCTCCACCTGATGCACACCTGACGACCACGGATTAACATGTATATaagtcacacacaaacaacatgcACATGCGTTCTCTCATCCTAGACTTCGcactaaaatgtatattctcTGTGATCttcacacaaacattaaaaaacaaccaTCATTTCATCAAGCTGCatgacagatatatagatagatgcTTGCCTCTCTTCACATACCGTATCTAATCACAAATTGTTATCAGATCCCTGCAATCCAATGGCAAAACCTTTAAACTCACGTAACCATTAAgtgcttttattaataatattgaattCTCTACAACGCCATATTTTGATGAACCTATTGAATCCCAACTTTTAGACCCAATAggtataaaaatcatttttaaaagccgTTTGATCTCCAGTACTTCTAGCTAACAAATTAGCCACAACAATCTgagacatttttacagtattacatgTTGGCGATGATTAACCTGCTCAAACCTGCATCTTTCAGCCACATGCAACCACTGCCAACCTACTAACTACCCTGAACTAATTATTTCGCATTAAGTCACAGCTTTCATAGATCTTGCTGTGATCGGTGTTTAATTCTGCTTAAAAAGAGCCTGCAGCCGTTGCACCCACTAGGTCACTCTGTAGGCCTACTTATATATAGCCTATAGGGTATTTCTAAATAcatacacgtatatatttatttaatccattCAATTTCTTCCAATTGTTTCTGCATATTTCGTTCTACCTACATCGTTAATCTTTCTTAGCGCACCTGCTATCCGCTTCAAGCTGCTGTAATTCCAGCATTAACCCCCTGAGGATCAATCTAATCGCGCATAATCTTGTTTTATGAACGGCAGCACGGTGTAAATCTGATAAGTGccgcagtaaaaaaaaaaaaaaaaaaaaaaaaaaactacactaaAAAGCAGCAGCGGTTAAAACCACATACTAGCTTGTTACTCGGAGACTACCCAAAGCAGCATATAACGTGACCGCAGTAGTCTCAAATTGCCAAACGCAGCACGCAGAGAGCCTTCCTAACGCtacaaataatgttgaaaaaaatatctaaagcACTTTACGTTAATCAATCCCTTCACGTTTATTCCGAAATCAAAGGTGGATCCAGGAAGTCGGAAACTCACCTGTCAAGACAAGCGCACATAGCGCAGAGAACAGGTAAATCCAGACTCGACTCATGGGAAAAATAATACTGGATGAGCTATCAGAGCTCCTCTAAGTGTAAGTAGCCTACTGTAAACTGTATATCTAGCCGCTTACTGTATTTACACTCGGTACCTAAATATTAGTTAAACTTCGGCACTCCTGAAGGCAGCGGCCATGCTACACCACTCAGACTATTTGCTCTTCTCTGTGAAAGAGGAGGAGTTTTAAAAAGGCGTCAGCCTAAAAACCGGTCATGCAAAGTCTACCTACATCACAGGTTAAGCGCTTTCTTTTCTGTGTGCAGTGCGTGTCGCTGCATGTTACTCGTGGGCAGTGTGGGAACAACATCCATTGAGATCggaattttaaaaagtttcgtTTCCGACAGGTATTTGGATGTTCGTTCGTCAGGACATGAAGTTACATGAAGTTATCGGTTATATAGATGTACTGTAACAAACATGTTGTCTGACTCTGCTTGTGCAGTCACAGAAAGCACACTTATTCGTTTTCTGTACTCTGCTGCCGTCTTGTGGAGTCATTGAAAAATTGCAGCTTTCAGGTTCATAAAATTATCGATATTATATCGATAAGTGAATAGagttgtattgattttttttaataactatctagataattataataatttaaatgctttattaatgtttaaccCTTAGGAAAAGTAAGCACGattttattgtagtaaaagtATAGGAACCATgttttttactacaaataccatGGTTAAACGTTAGCGTAAAGCAAACCCATGGTTAATTTGTGATTGCCATGGCTTATC
This genomic interval from Puntigrus tetrazona isolate hp1 chromosome 5, ASM1883169v1, whole genome shotgun sequence contains the following:
- the mpzl2b gene encoding myelin protein zero-like protein 2b, with the translated sequence MSRVWIYLFSALCALVLTGVHQVEGMEMFTPSELEAVNGTDVWLKCTFKSTHPLSEERVSVSWSFQPLGNTAGESFFHYQQRAYLPTAGIFKDHAVWSGDIMKGDASITLKNVQFRFNGTYSCQVRNPPDIHGFVGEISLRVVEKVSFSEIGILAIAVGGSIGVVLLILIIYIVVRVFRRQEDDMAVDMENYKSKDQVL